Proteins from a genomic interval of Pseudodesulfovibrio nedwellii:
- a CDS encoding ABC transporter substrate-binding protein: MTLIWRCAMTLLLLAWMAFPCVPARADTSRELTFGMSAAFTGANGELGIEFYRGFMAYIDHFNAVGGANGWTIKVIPANDGYNPAPCFQNTIRFIDHDDVFALFSYVGTPTTTHILPLLQKFEDRNIFLLFPFTGAQPLRTEPFGKYVYNLRASYFDETRGLVDRLVAIGRKRIGVFYQSDAYGRTGWDGVHRALERHGLLLSGEAAYRRGASFSQDFSSEVALLMESDPEAIIVVGTYASQAAFIRDARNAGYKAPIAGLSFADSDKMLELLMTEGNRVHRDYTKNLINSQVVPSYTDLSLPGVRLYRKIMDGYHYEPVAQNDDYTPRKFSYVSFEGFLNGVVLGEMITRMSDDPMKTRIPEVLASIKDFDLGIGVKADFSRNGHQGLDAVYFTTVIDGLFQAVENWEQWR; this comes from the coding sequence ATGACTCTCATATGGCGTTGTGCGATGACTCTGCTCCTGCTTGCGTGGATGGCCTTTCCATGCGTCCCTGCCAGAGCAGATACTTCGCGTGAGTTGACGTTTGGCATGTCTGCCGCCTTTACGGGTGCCAACGGTGAACTCGGTATAGAGTTTTATCGTGGTTTCATGGCATATATCGACCATTTCAACGCGGTAGGCGGAGCAAATGGTTGGACCATCAAGGTTATCCCTGCCAACGATGGCTACAACCCTGCCCCTTGTTTTCAGAACACGATTCGCTTCATAGATCATGATGATGTTTTTGCGCTCTTCTCCTATGTGGGAACGCCGACCACCACGCATATTCTTCCCTTGCTTCAGAAATTTGAAGACAGAAATATTTTTCTGCTCTTCCCCTTTACCGGTGCACAGCCGCTACGCACAGAGCCGTTCGGTAAGTATGTTTACAATCTTCGGGCATCCTATTTTGATGAGACTCGGGGGCTAGTGGACAGACTCGTCGCGATTGGCCGTAAGCGCATTGGGGTGTTTTATCAGAGCGATGCCTATGGACGAACTGGTTGGGACGGTGTGCACAGGGCCCTTGAGCGTCATGGTCTCCTTCTTTCCGGTGAAGCAGCCTATCGACGCGGAGCTTCTTTTTCGCAGGACTTTTCTTCAGAGGTTGCCTTGTTGATGGAGTCTGACCCGGAGGCTATTATTGTCGTTGGTACTTACGCTTCTCAAGCTGCGTTTATTCGTGATGCACGGAATGCTGGGTATAAGGCACCCATTGCTGGGTTATCTTTTGCTGACAGTGACAAGATGCTTGAACTGTTGATGACAGAAGGGAACCGGGTTCACAGGGACTACACAAAGAATCTGATTAATTCTCAAGTTGTGCCGAGTTATACGGATCTGAGTCTGCCGGGTGTGCGGCTGTATCGTAAGATCATGGATGGCTATCACTATGAGCCCGTGGCCCAAAATGATGATTATACGCCAAGAAAGTTTAGCTATGTGAGTTTTGAGGGATTTCTCAACGGTGTGGTGCTGGGTGAAATGATCACGCGTATGTCGGATGATCCTATGAAGACGCGGATTCCAGAGGTGCTTGCCTCAATCAAGGACTTTGATCTTGGTATTGGTGTCAAAGCCGATTTCAGTCGGAATGGTCATCAAGGATTGGATGCCGTGTATTTTACGACGGTGATTGACGGTCTGTTCCAGGCCGTTGAAAATTGGGAGCAGTGGCGGTAA
- a CDS encoding HD domain-containing protein: protein MVDMTGRDKLTRIVDFLNECGMLRKTPRTGYQFLGSGSENVAEHSFRTAVIGHVLALMADADVARTTYMCLFHDLHEARTGDFNYVNRIYNSSDRVEALKHACGGTGLEDAMLGYWEELEETATLEAQLAQDADQLDFIMNLKEEFDHGNKYAGQWLESALQRVRTQWGKELAETIAKTDHKDWWFLGPDPDWWTRKNGKDGKK, encoded by the coding sequence ATGGTTGATATGACAGGTCGGGACAAATTGACCCGAATAGTTGATTTTTTGAATGAATGCGGCATGTTGCGCAAGACGCCAAGAACCGGCTATCAGTTTTTGGGTTCAGGCTCCGAGAACGTGGCTGAACATTCTTTTCGGACAGCAGTCATCGGGCATGTGCTTGCGCTAATGGCTGATGCGGATGTGGCTCGCACGACATATATGTGCCTGTTTCATGACCTGCACGAGGCGCGTACCGGGGATTTCAACTACGTGAACCGGATTTATAACAGCTCGGACCGAGTCGAGGCTTTGAAGCACGCCTGCGGCGGTACCGGGCTGGAAGACGCAATGCTCGGCTATTGGGAAGAGCTGGAAGAAACAGCAACCCTTGAGGCCCAGTTGGCGCAGGATGCCGACCAGTTGGATTTTATCATGAATCTCAAGGAAGAGTTCGATCACGGCAATAAATATGCAGGTCAATGGTTGGAATCTGCATTGCAGCGGGTGCGTACTCAATGGGGAAAGGAGCTGGCCGAAACTATCGCTAAAACAGACCATAAGGACTGGTGGTTTTTGGGACCGGACCCAGACTGGTGGACCCGTAAGAATGGCAAAGATGGGAAAAAGTAG
- a CDS encoding MlaA family lipoprotein produces the protein MKTGPEIHRNLLTLLVVVALLLGFAGASFAADANALDDQVQLAQFSAGDISDEDDFDDIDGDYAEHKLVADPLYYWNRVWFEINDALYHGFFRPTAKGYAWLVPAKPRSWVNNFFTNLLFPVRFLNNILTGKFDAAYMETSKFIANTSFGLLGLGDVTSGTPRNWEPERPTADGFGQTLGKAGIGHGVYLVWPFIGPSSIRESVGWVADAYCDPLTYGRFTFIEFAAIRVYNNLNTLSLELKGNEYEVLTEGAVDKYAAVRDAYIRFRAKKVAE, from the coding sequence GTGAAAACAGGGCCTGAAATACATCGAAATTTGCTGACTCTTTTGGTCGTCGTAGCTCTACTTTTGGGGTTTGCGGGGGCTTCTTTTGCGGCTGATGCCAACGCCCTTGACGATCAGGTGCAACTTGCTCAGTTCTCCGCTGGTGATATCAGTGATGAGGATGATTTTGATGATATTGACGGCGATTATGCTGAACATAAACTCGTGGCAGACCCCCTTTACTATTGGAATAGAGTCTGGTTCGAGATTAATGACGCACTGTATCACGGCTTTTTCCGTCCTACGGCAAAAGGATACGCATGGCTGGTCCCTGCCAAACCTCGTAGCTGGGTGAATAACTTTTTCACCAACCTGCTGTTTCCGGTTCGTTTTCTCAACAATATTTTGACGGGTAAATTTGACGCCGCCTATATGGAGACGTCCAAATTTATTGCCAACACTTCGTTTGGTCTCCTTGGTCTGGGCGATGTGACCAGTGGCACACCTCGCAATTGGGAGCCAGAACGTCCCACAGCAGACGGATTTGGTCAGACGCTTGGCAAGGCCGGTATCGGTCATGGTGTTTATCTGGTTTGGCCGTTTATTGGCCCCAGTTCTATCCGTGAGTCCGTGGGTTGGGTGGCAGACGCATACTGTGATCCCCTGACTTATGGTCGGTTCACCTTCATCGAGTTCGCAGCGATTCGGGTTTACAACAACCTGAATACTTTGTCCCTTGAGTTGAAAGGCAATGAATACGAAGTCCTGACCGAAGGTGCCGTGGACAAGTACGCGGCGGTCCGTGATGCCTACATTCGCTTCCGGGCAAAGAAAGTCGCTGAATAA
- a CDS encoding tetratricopeptide repeat protein, producing MIPVSPIEGVFSIERMAKIGTGTTARRVNQTALYYAREVEDDMIELQGLNNKNVPFGEVEEVTKDQLLADYLPMPQLFKEVVGNLRKVQKSVARGDKFRKRGENFTAEYEYANALNLDEQNVRANFGIGLCLLARDEDDKARKVFDRIIRIESAFSEDHKHLFNEYGIALRKKKLTGQAVDYYKRAIDLADNDENLWYNLARAHFDRKDWAKCGEAVSRCLALDPTHPEGKKMLDYLTNKGLI from the coding sequence ATGATTCCAGTCAGCCCTATCGAGGGTGTTTTTTCTATTGAACGGATGGCCAAAATTGGCACCGGCACGACTGCCCGACGAGTCAATCAGACTGCCTTGTACTACGCCCGTGAGGTAGAAGATGATATGATCGAACTCCAAGGGTTGAACAATAAGAATGTGCCGTTCGGTGAAGTGGAGGAGGTAACCAAAGATCAGTTACTGGCTGATTATCTGCCCATGCCGCAACTCTTCAAGGAAGTTGTCGGAAATTTACGTAAGGTCCAGAAATCCGTGGCCCGTGGTGACAAGTTTCGTAAACGCGGAGAAAATTTTACTGCGGAATACGAATATGCCAATGCGCTTAATTTGGATGAACAGAACGTACGGGCTAACTTTGGTATCGGACTTTGTCTGTTGGCCCGGGATGAGGACGATAAGGCCAGAAAAGTTTTTGACAGAATCATCAGGATTGAGTCAGCGTTTAGTGAGGATCACAAGCATCTGTTTAACGAGTATGGCATAGCCTTGAGAAAAAAGAAGCTAACCGGGCAGGCTGTTGATTACTATAAACGTGCGATTGATCTCGCCGATAATGACGAGAACCTTTGGTACAATCTGGCGCGTGCCCATTTTGATCGCAAGGATTGGGCCAAGTGCGGCGAGGCCGTGTCTCGGTGCTTGGCGCTTGATCCGACCCACCCTGAAGGCAAGAAGATGCTGGATTACCTGACGAACAAGGGATTGATTTAG
- the mlaD gene encoding outer membrane lipid asymmetry maintenance protein MlaD, protein MLKMKKETAVGIFVVMGLLAVVYMSVKLGNVQLFTDKYYVVKANFTDISGLKVNAPIQMFGVEIGFVSEIGLDQEKGVAAITMMLDKKVKLTDDAIAAIKTSGLIGDKFVKIVPGGLGDPVNPGDTLFDTQSAIDLEDLISKFAFGKV, encoded by the coding sequence ATGTTGAAAATGAAGAAAGAAACTGCTGTAGGAATTTTCGTAGTCATGGGTTTGCTCGCCGTGGTCTACATGAGCGTCAAGCTGGGCAACGTGCAGTTGTTCACGGATAAATATTATGTAGTGAAAGCCAACTTTACGGATATTTCCGGGCTCAAAGTGAACGCCCCCATCCAGATGTTTGGCGTGGAAATCGGATTTGTGAGCGAGATAGGTTTGGACCAGGAAAAAGGCGTGGCGGCCATTACCATGATGCTCGACAAGAAGGTAAAGTTGACTGATGACGCCATTGCTGCCATTAAGACCAGCGGCCTTATCGGAGACAAGTTTGTGAAGATAGTGCCTGGCGGACTTGGTGATCCTGTTAATCCCGGGGACACCTTGTTTGACACTCAGTCGGCTATAGATCTTGAGGATTTGATCAGTAAGTTTGCCTTTGGCAAAGTATAA
- a CDS encoding MlaE family ABC transporter permease, with translation MADKTREFSIPILFPCTLCREIVDEIGGMFLFLLDSLRLIFAGRGQFSKIVRQIYFIGVQSVSVIALIGLFTGMVMGMQLYYALSVFGADGFLGTGVALSMVRELAPVLTAIMLTGRAGSAMTAEIGVMRISEQIDALTIMDINPMRYLVAPKMAACLISFPLLTAFFNLIALWGGWLTGVKLLGANGGVYWSRVNGALGWEDIEGGFVKSIVFGLLVCTVCCFEGYYTHIRSGHAGPEGVSQSTTNAVVKSCVVTLAADYVLTSLLW, from the coding sequence ATGGCTGATAAGACGCGGGAGTTTTCTATACCTATCTTGTTTCCCTGTACACTGTGCCGGGAAATTGTTGATGAAATCGGGGGGATGTTTCTTTTCCTCCTTGATTCGTTGCGTCTGATCTTTGCCGGTCGGGGGCAGTTCTCCAAGATAGTCCGTCAGATATATTTTATAGGTGTTCAGTCCGTGAGCGTTATCGCTTTGATCGGTCTATTCACCGGCATGGTCATGGGCATGCAGCTCTATTATGCTCTTTCCGTGTTTGGTGCTGACGGATTCCTTGGTACAGGCGTCGCCTTGTCCATGGTCCGCGAGTTGGCCCCAGTTCTTACCGCGATCATGCTGACAGGCCGGGCCGGTTCCGCCATGACTGCTGAAATCGGCGTCATGCGTATTTCCGAACAGATTGATGCCCTGACCATCATGGATATCAATCCCATGCGCTATCTGGTGGCTCCTAAAATGGCTGCCTGTTTGATCAGTTTCCCTCTTTTGACTGCATTTTTCAATTTGATAGCCCTGTGGGGCGGATGGTTAACTGGCGTTAAGTTGTTGGGTGCCAATGGCGGTGTCTATTGGTCTCGTGTCAATGGAGCTTTGGGCTGGGAGGACATCGAAGGCGGATTTGTCAAGTCCATCGTCTTTGGTTTGCTTGTCTGCACCGTGTGCTGTTTTGAAGGGTATTATACCCATATCCGATCCGGGCACGCAGGGCCGGAAGGAGTGAGTCAGTCCACAACCAATGCCGTGGTCAAGTCCTGTGTGGTAACCTTGGCGGCGGACTATGTTTTGACGTCGCTGTTGTGGTAG
- a CDS encoding ABC transporter ATP-binding protein, with protein sequence MSNAPNIRLEDLAVGYGGRPVVSDLNIEFPGGKLSMVVGGSGCGKSTLIRHILQLQAPISGKIFMGGHDVSAISAKEQHCLRQRTGVLFQDGAMLGSLRLKDNVALPLREHTKLGEAQIMRIVQDRLEMVGLGHALELYPNELSGGMRKRAGLARALVMDPQVLFCDEPTSGLDPILSAELDLLLLEMMCHFDMTMVVVTHDLSSMRALADFVVILGEHKCLYQGTIEDLEKTEDPYLRHFLDRTTQERSAPRLTMPPLDPSMMKLNCNKILGEKTTIRKGDRC encoded by the coding sequence GTGAGTAACGCACCAAACATACGACTTGAAGACTTGGCCGTTGGATACGGTGGCAGGCCGGTGGTCAGTGACTTGAATATAGAGTTCCCTGGCGGGAAGCTTTCTATGGTTGTTGGCGGTTCGGGCTGCGGCAAATCTACGCTTATCAGACATATTTTGCAGCTTCAGGCCCCCATCAGTGGGAAAATTTTTATGGGCGGACATGATGTCAGTGCCATATCGGCAAAGGAGCAGCATTGCCTCAGACAGCGGACCGGCGTCCTTTTTCAGGATGGTGCGATGCTCGGGTCTTTGCGGCTCAAGGACAACGTGGCTTTGCCGCTCCGTGAGCACACAAAACTTGGTGAAGCGCAGATAATGCGTATTGTGCAGGATCGATTGGAAATGGTCGGTCTTGGACATGCGTTGGAGCTGTACCCCAATGAACTGTCCGGCGGCATGCGAAAACGGGCTGGGTTGGCCCGTGCTTTGGTCATGGACCCGCAGGTTTTATTTTGCGATGAACCGACGTCCGGCTTGGATCCAATCCTGTCCGCAGAGTTGGATTTGCTTTTGCTTGAAATGATGTGTCATTTTGACATGACCATGGTCGTAGTCACTCATGATCTGTCGAGTATGCGTGCATTGGCCGACTTCGTGGTGATTCTCGGAGAGCACAAGTGCTTGTATCAGGGGACCATTGAGGATCTTGAAAAAACTGAAGACCCATATTTGAGACATTTTCTGGATCGGACCACTCAGGAGCGGTCGGCTCCTCGGTTGACAATGCCGCCATTGGATCCGTCCATGATGAAGCTCAATTGCAATAAGATACTTGGCGAAAAAACAACGATCCGAAAGGGTGACCGATGTTGA
- the nhaA gene encoding Na+/H+ antiporter NhaA: MAIKELMVCGLEPIEQVLLPFQEFFKSKATGGILLIICAAVALLWANSPWADTYVALWNTKFTVGFGHASLSKPVILWVNDGLMALFFFVVGLEIKREFMVGELSTRSQAVLPIAAAIGGMIVPASIYVIINWGTDSASGWAIPMATDIAFALGILSLLGDRIPYQIKIFLTAVAIVDDLGGILVIALFYTSDISFWLLLAAGAFLLVAFAGNRMGIRSPAFYAAVGILVWLTVLKSGVHSTVAGVLMAFMIPARTKCDAAAFSYNATGILDDYKASVRPGASVLTNSAMQSALLSMQYISSRAQTPLQRLEHGLHPLVDYAIMPIFALANAGVMLGGDMGVVLSSKVALGTSFGLVLGKPIGIVLAVLLIFKLSGGVPRGIHLKHFIGAGMLGGIGFTMSLFIATLAFGDSPAMLTGAKTAILGASVIAGIAGYLVLRSAPSLEEMLKEQASQQR, encoded by the coding sequence ATGGCTATCAAAGAACTCATGGTTTGTGGATTGGAACCCATCGAACAGGTCCTTTTGCCGTTCCAAGAGTTCTTTAAGTCCAAGGCGACGGGTGGCATACTGCTCATCATTTGCGCCGCAGTAGCTCTTCTTTGGGCCAATTCTCCATGGGCTGATACCTATGTCGCCCTTTGGAATACCAAGTTTACTGTTGGCTTCGGTCACGCTTCTTTGTCCAAACCAGTCATCTTGTGGGTCAACGATGGGCTTATGGCCCTGTTCTTTTTCGTGGTCGGTCTAGAAATCAAGCGTGAATTTATGGTGGGCGAATTGTCGACCCGCAGTCAGGCTGTCCTTCCTATTGCCGCTGCTATCGGGGGCATGATTGTTCCTGCTTCCATCTATGTAATAATTAACTGGGGTACTGACTCTGCGAGTGGATGGGCTATTCCAATGGCCACGGATATTGCTTTTGCTCTCGGAATCCTCAGTCTGTTGGGCGATCGGATTCCTTATCAGATCAAAATCTTTTTGACCGCCGTGGCTATTGTTGATGATTTGGGTGGTATTCTGGTTATTGCGCTCTTTTATACCTCCGATATTTCTTTCTGGCTTCTTTTGGCAGCCGGGGCGTTCCTACTCGTTGCTTTTGCTGGGAACCGGATGGGCATCCGTTCCCCCGCTTTTTATGCCGCAGTGGGAATACTTGTTTGGTTGACGGTCCTCAAATCAGGCGTCCACTCTACGGTTGCTGGCGTACTTATGGCGTTTATGATTCCGGCTCGAACCAAGTGTGATGCTGCGGCTTTCTCCTACAATGCTACTGGCATTCTTGATGATTATAAAGCCTCGGTTCGTCCGGGAGCCTCGGTGTTGACCAATTCGGCCATGCAGTCAGCCTTGCTGTCCATGCAGTATATATCTTCCCGTGCTCAGACTCCGTTGCAGCGGTTGGAACACGGGCTGCACCCTTTGGTTGATTATGCCATCATGCCTATTTTTGCACTGGCCAATGCTGGCGTGATGCTCGGTGGAGATATGGGGGTAGTGCTTTCGAGCAAGGTAGCTCTTGGAACCTCCTTTGGGTTGGTACTGGGGAAACCCATCGGCATTGTCCTTGCTGTGCTGCTGATTTTCAAGTTGTCCGGGGGAGTCCCACGCGGAATTCACCTTAAACATTTCATTGGCGCGGGGATGCTTGGTGGTATTGGTTTCACTATGTCACTGTTCATTGCGACATTGGCCTTTGGAGATTCTCCAGCCATGTTGACTGGGGCCAAGACAGCCATTCTCGGGGCTTCTGTTATTGCCGGAATTGCCGGTTATCTTGTTTTGCGCAGTGCGCCTTCTCTTGAGGAAATGCTCAAGGAGCAGGCTTCTCAACAACGCTGA
- a CDS encoding EAL domain-containing protein has product MKAPKLFIKPLIFMVVVFGMIAVVTSLTFSNRIKREMTREYESKALALARSVAESDISTILSQDAGSVQSRIDQYQSIAGVSYVLVADEEGRILAHTFVPEVPDAVSHMVAETSFQHNQEEHIIRNVRLDGEDFLHVTSPILTGIAGYVHIGMDMAVILRNIQEAVVEQQVVMLILFGASVLLAFIFVLNISKPLTQLSEYAGRVAVKDFTNVPDIKSNDEVGQLAKAMQAMTGQISELVSNLEDRVRQKTHQLQDARDALKQKVEERTGELMRTNTQLKIEIAERKVIGDALRKAEKKYRAIFENAVEGIYQSSPSGRFQDTNPALARILGYKSPEDLMSSIYDIGTQMYVDPSRRKEFLHNFEDKDEIKNFISKVRKRDGRIIWIAENVRKIVDNEGNLICYEGSIEDITMRKKAEDQLKRQAFHDPLTGLPNRALFLDHLRMAMERSRRRKHMFAVLYMDLDRFKVVNDSLGHDAGDELLRGVARVLESCGRSVDTIARFGGDEFAILQEEISAPKDAIAIARRILEGVRQPFNIGGNEVFTSASLGIVLKTDGYDRPEALLRDADTAMYRAKELGKSRFKVFNRKMHDQALQLMELETDLRRAVDLREFEVYYQPIVRLDTRRVCGFEALVRWKHPEHGIIGPVDFISLAEDTGLIYSIDNLVLEEACAQVKRWQTVLGVKSGSELTININISGKHFGHSMLGGQVARALEDSGLGSDSLNIEITESALMDNPALAEEMLQHLKDIGVRICIDDFGTGYSSLSYLQRFPIDVVKVDRSFVIDVETDADSQAIVRTVFSLGESLGLKIVAEGVETSGQLEFLENEGCKFVQGYFFYKPMTVGEVDKLLASGTGT; this is encoded by the coding sequence ATGAAAGCTCCAAAACTTTTTATCAAGCCATTGATCTTTATGGTCGTCGTTTTCGGCATGATTGCCGTGGTGACTTCTTTGACGTTTAGTAATCGGATTAAACGTGAAATGACGCGCGAATACGAGTCAAAAGCCCTTGCTTTGGCCCGGAGTGTCGCAGAGTCTGATATTTCAACAATTTTGAGTCAGGATGCGGGGTCGGTGCAGTCCCGTATCGACCAGTATCAGTCCATCGCAGGCGTCTCGTATGTTTTGGTGGCTGATGAAGAGGGAAGAATCCTTGCGCATACGTTTGTTCCTGAAGTGCCAGATGCTGTATCTCACATGGTCGCCGAGACATCTTTTCAGCATAATCAGGAAGAGCATATCATTCGTAACGTGCGGTTGGACGGCGAAGATTTTTTGCATGTGACAAGCCCGATTCTGACCGGTATTGCCGGATATGTGCATATCGGCATGGATATGGCGGTCATTCTGCGAAATATTCAGGAAGCCGTGGTCGAACAGCAAGTGGTCATGCTCATTCTTTTCGGGGCCAGTGTTTTGCTGGCGTTCATTTTTGTTTTGAATATCTCCAAGCCATTGACGCAGTTGTCTGAATACGCTGGCCGCGTCGCGGTCAAGGATTTTACCAACGTCCCAGATATCAAGTCCAATGATGAAGTGGGGCAGTTGGCCAAGGCCATGCAAGCCATGACCGGGCAGATATCTGAGCTGGTGAGCAACCTTGAAGATCGTGTCCGACAGAAGACACACCAGCTTCAGGACGCCCGTGATGCCTTGAAGCAGAAGGTCGAAGAACGGACCGGCGAGCTTATGCGGACCAACACCCAACTTAAGATCGAAATTGCCGAGAGAAAGGTGATCGGAGATGCCCTTCGCAAGGCTGAGAAAAAATACCGTGCTATATTTGAGAATGCCGTAGAGGGCATTTATCAATCTTCGCCCAGCGGTCGTTTTCAGGATACCAATCCGGCTCTTGCCCGTATCCTCGGATACAAGTCGCCTGAAGACCTTATGAGCTCCATTTACGACATTGGTACGCAGATGTACGTGGACCCGAGTCGGCGTAAGGAATTTTTACATAATTTTGAAGACAAGGATGAAATTAAGAATTTCATCTCCAAGGTACGTAAGCGCGATGGCCGTATTATCTGGATCGCGGAGAATGTGCGTAAGATTGTGGATAACGAAGGCAACCTGATTTGCTATGAGGGGTCTATCGAAGACATCACCATGCGCAAGAAGGCTGAAGATCAGTTGAAGCGACAGGCTTTCCACGATCCGCTGACGGGGTTGCCCAACCGCGCCTTGTTTTTGGATCACCTGCGGATGGCTATGGAACGTTCCCGTCGTCGTAAACATATGTTTGCGGTCCTATATATGGATCTTGACCGTTTCAAAGTGGTTAACGATTCCTTGGGGCATGATGCGGGTGATGAGCTTTTGCGCGGCGTTGCCCGTGTCTTGGAAAGTTGTGGTCGGTCCGTGGATACTATTGCTCGATTCGGTGGTGATGAATTTGCTATTTTGCAGGAAGAAATTTCCGCTCCCAAAGACGCCATCGCCATTGCTCGGCGTATTCTTGAAGGGGTGCGACAGCCGTTTAATATCGGTGGCAATGAAGTCTTTACCTCGGCATCCCTCGGAATTGTACTCAAGACTGATGGCTATGATCGTCCTGAGGCCTTACTGCGTGACGCTGATACAGCCATGTACCGCGCCAAGGAGTTGGGCAAATCCCGGTTCAAGGTGTTCAATCGCAAGATGCACGATCAGGCATTACAGTTGATGGAACTGGAGACGGATCTGCGCCGTGCCGTGGATTTGCGTGAATTTGAGGTGTACTACCAGCCCATCGTTCGGCTCGATACGCGTAGGGTTTGCGGTTTTGAGGCGTTGGTTCGCTGGAAGCATCCGGAACACGGCATTATTGGGCCTGTCGATTTTATTTCTTTGGCCGAGGATACAGGGCTAATCTACTCGATCGACAATCTTGTCCTTGAGGAGGCCTGCGCGCAGGTCAAGCGATGGCAGACCGTTCTTGGAGTCAAGTCCGGCAGCGAGTTGACCATCAATATTAATATTTCAGGGAAACATTTTGGTCATTCCATGCTGGGGGGACAAGTTGCCCGTGCCTTGGAAGATTCTGGGTTGGGATCGGATTCCCTCAATATTGAGATTACTGAATCCGCTCTCATGGATAATCCGGCCCTTGCCGAAGAGATGCTTCAGCATTTGAAGGACATCGGTGTCAGGATTTGCATTGACGACTTTGGAACAGGCTATTCTTCCCTGTCCTATCTGCAAAGGTTCCCCATTGATGTGGTCAAGGTGGATCGGAGTTTTGTGATCGACGTGGAAACTGACGCGGATAGTCAGGCCATTGTGCGAACTGTTTTCTCTCTTGGAGAGTCCCTTGGGCTTAAGATCGTTGCAGAGGGAGTGGAAACTTCCGGGCAGTTGGAGTTTCTGGAAAATGAAGGGTGCAAATTTGTCCAGGGATATTTCTTCTACAAACCCATGACCGTGGGAGAAGTGGACAAACTGCTGGCAAGTGGAACAGGAACCTGA
- a CDS encoding metallophosphoesterase family protein gives MKIAVISDTHMSSVPAWLDEVYSTWLAPADVLVHCGDITSFAIWSYFMQHENFICVRGNCDWDPQLADMLKPMLSRKLGPLTVGVTHGWGPRPQVPVAVAQAFGAEYDLVCYGHTHVRDWSVVEGVQLLNPGSLGESGSLALVTVDKDGSMSCEFVHAV, from the coding sequence ATGAAGATTGCCGTTATTTCGGATACCCACATGAGCTCGGTTCCAGCCTGGCTTGATGAAGTGTATTCTACGTGGCTTGCCCCTGCCGATGTACTTGTGCATTGTGGTGACATCACTTCTTTCGCGATATGGTCCTATTTCATGCAGCATGAAAATTTTATCTGTGTGCGTGGCAATTGTGATTGGGACCCGCAACTGGCTGACATGCTCAAGCCTATGTTATCGCGTAAGCTGGGACCATTGACTGTTGGTGTCACCCATGGGTGGGGACCACGTCCACAAGTCCCGGTTGCTGTGGCTCAGGCTTTTGGAGCTGAGTATGATCTGGTTTGCTATGGGCATACCCATGTCAGGGATTGGTCAGTTGTTGAAGGGGTTCAACTCTTAAATCCCGGCTCTTTAGGTGAATCAGGTTCTTTGGCTCTGGTGACAGTCGATAAAGATGGCTCCATGAGTTGTGAGTTTGTTCACGCCGTTTAA
- a CDS encoding ABC transporter substrate-binding protein gives MLLKKILLSLFLVCLVIGSGSVASADQTPMDRVKEGTDKLITMLSDPDMVDPDKHDAAITRLRKASEKYIDFGLVTKYSVGKPWLKMTPEMRVDLTEAFVRLLERSYLQRIPAYNGEKVNYKKELVSGNKAKVFTEIIDKDKKIVVEFRLKIVHGEWMIYDVVAEGVSLVMNYRSQFSSVLKEGKPEDLLKLINERVEKLDRNDPDDNDKEEPAS, from the coding sequence ATGCTGTTGAAAAAGATACTTTTATCGTTGTTTTTGGTTTGTTTGGTTATCGGGAGCGGTTCCGTTGCCTCGGCTGACCAGACTCCGATGGATCGAGTCAAGGAAGGGACAGACAAGTTAATAACTATGCTGTCCGATCCGGATATGGTGGACCCTGACAAGCATGATGCCGCCATTACGCGTCTGCGCAAGGCGTCGGAAAAATATATCGATTTTGGCTTGGTGACCAAATACTCGGTAGGCAAACCTTGGCTCAAAATGACACCAGAGATGCGTGTCGATCTGACAGAAGCCTTTGTTCGTCTTTTGGAGCGGTCCTATCTTCAGCGCATTCCGGCCTACAATGGTGAGAAAGTCAACTACAAGAAAGAGCTGGTTTCCGGCAATAAGGCGAAAGTCTTTACGGAAATCATTGACAAAGACAAAAAGATTGTAGTTGAATTTCGTTTGAAAATCGTTCATGGAGAGTGGATGATTTACGATGTTGTCGCCGAAGGTGTGAGCCTTGTGATGAATTATCGGAGTCAATTTTCTTCGGTACTCAAAGAAGGAAAGCCAGAGGATTTGTTGAAATTGATTAATGAGCGGGTTGAAAAACTCGATAGAAATGATCCTGACGATAATGATAAGGAAGAACCTGCATCGTGA